Proteins from one Gimesia maris genomic window:
- a CDS encoding VOC family protein — protein sequence MKVHGVLETAIYVDDLQVAIDFYQRLFEFEIMAEDQRFCAMNAGDRSVFLIFKRGATHTAAHLEGGVIPPHDGDGPVHFAFAIEPDDFKKWEARLVADGVEIESRVSWPRGGESLYFRDPDNHVLELATPGIWPIY from the coding sequence GTGAAAGTGCACGGCGTGCTGGAAACAGCCATTTATGTTGATGATCTGCAGGTCGCCATCGACTTTTATCAGCGGCTGTTTGAATTTGAAATCATGGCAGAAGACCAGCGGTTTTGTGCCATGAACGCCGGCGACCGCAGTGTGTTCCTGATCTTTAAACGGGGCGCCACCCACACCGCCGCCCATCTGGAAGGGGGCGTGATACCACCGCACGACGGGGACGGCCCCGTGCATTTCGCTTTCGCGATCGAGCCGGATGATTTTAAAAAATGGGAAGCCCGCCTGGTAGCCGACGGCGTTGAAATCGAAAGTCGCGTCAGCTGGCCGCGCGGCGGAGAAAGTCTTTATTTCCGCGACCCCGACAATCACGTCCTCGAACTCGCGACCCCCGGCATCTGGCCCATTTATTAA
- a CDS encoding helix-turn-helix domain-containing protein: MQIYITLNVMLAKRKVTSRDLAKHVGITEQNLSLLKSGKVKGIRFATLEKICEFLECQPGDILQYSAAEEEQQSTGQAA; this comes from the coding sequence ATGCAAATTTATATTACCCTGAATGTAATGCTGGCGAAACGTAAAGTGACTTCCCGCGATCTCGCGAAGCACGTGGGAATCACCGAACAGAACCTGTCCCTGTTAAAATCGGGAAAGGTCAAAGGGATTCGCTTTGCGACGCTGGAAAAGATCTGTGAGTTCCTGGAATGCCAGCCAGGCGATATCCTGCAGTATTCAGCAGCAGAAGAAGAACAACAATCAACAGGCCAGGCAGCCTGA
- a CDS encoding DUF2975 domain-containing protein, giving the protein MARKDRTSVICRVLYYLCALSLWLLPAFLIWVWLYADLIAMQNGIIPVKAIPLPVPVSTRVGMVLVTALLLAPTYWGLFALRRFLKACCAEDYLGTQNSRLLKRFALGLMGTAFLSPVCGAVLSVLLTMHNPPGQKMLAINISSNQIVLAAVGALIFLLANLLKRASLIAEEHAQIV; this is encoded by the coding sequence ATGGCTCGAAAAGATCGTACCAGTGTCATTTGCCGTGTTCTGTATTATCTGTGTGCACTATCCCTCTGGTTGCTCCCCGCATTTTTAATCTGGGTCTGGTTATATGCCGACCTGATTGCCATGCAGAACGGAATCATCCCGGTGAAAGCCATCCCGCTTCCGGTCCCGGTTTCAACGAGAGTCGGCATGGTCCTGGTGACGGCCCTGTTACTGGCACCCACCTACTGGGGCCTGTTTGCTTTACGTCGTTTTCTCAAAGCCTGTTGTGCCGAAGATTACCTGGGCACGCAAAACAGCCGCCTGCTCAAACGCTTTGCCCTGGGACTGATGGGCACCGCTTTTCTCTCTCCTGTCTGTGGCGCTGTTCTGAGCGTCTTATTGACCATGCATAATCCACCCGGACAGAAAATGCTGGCGATCAACATCAGTTCGAATCAGATCGTCCTGGCCGCAGTCGGAGCACTGATCTTTCTGCTGGCGAATCTGCTAAAGCGAGCCAGTCTGATCGCGGAAGAACATGCCCAGATTGTTTAA
- a CDS encoding sulfatase-like hydrolase/transferase, translated as MKQTIKLLTGMMTTAVFSMFCLVNLADAAERPPGDRPNLIVIMVDDMGYAGVSCFGNPYFKTPEIDRLAAEGMKFTDFHSSGTVCSPTRAGLLTGRYQQRAGIEAVIHPVSDHPEHQKGLRKSENTFAELLKQAGYRTALIGKWHQGYPHNSAEFHPDNHGFDTFVGYHSGNIDFISHVGDHVKHDWWHGRKETQETGYSTHLINQYALQFIKESRNQPFCLYLAHEAIHNPVQVPGDPIRRTEAAGWKRWKPASEAERIEKFRGMTLPVDAGVGQIREFLVKSGLDKNTFVLFFSDNGPSRDFPSGSPKWRGAKGSVYEGGHRVPAIAWWPGKIQAGTETDVPAISLDVMPTLLGIAHIDMPKERPLDGVDLSPVLFEQKPLSERPLFWASLSNNGSRSEAMRAGPWKLVVQHPRAKPGTFENEKVELYRLDQDPGEANNLSKAEPQRASRMLKQLKDWYQDTQNTATSQPGGWLKQGS; from the coding sequence ATGAAACAAACAATCAAGTTGTTGACGGGGATGATGACAACGGCTGTTTTCAGCATGTTCTGTCTGGTGAATCTGGCAGATGCGGCTGAACGACCACCGGGAGATCGTCCCAACCTGATCGTGATCATGGTGGATGATATGGGGTATGCCGGCGTGAGCTGTTTTGGGAACCCTTATTTCAAAACACCCGAGATCGATCGCCTCGCTGCCGAAGGCATGAAGTTTACCGACTTTCATTCTTCGGGCACCGTCTGTTCTCCCACTCGGGCCGGCCTGCTGACAGGCCGCTATCAGCAGCGTGCTGGAATTGAAGCGGTCATCCATCCGGTCAGCGATCATCCCGAACATCAAAAAGGACTCCGTAAAAGTGAAAATACATTCGCCGAACTCTTAAAGCAGGCCGGGTACCGCACGGCGCTGATTGGAAAATGGCATCAAGGCTATCCCCATAATTCCGCGGAGTTTCATCCTGACAATCATGGCTTCGACACCTTCGTCGGTTATCACAGTGGCAATATCGATTTCATCAGCCATGTCGGAGATCACGTCAAACACGACTGGTGGCATGGACGCAAGGAGACGCAGGAAACAGGTTACTCCACTCATCTGATTAATCAGTACGCACTGCAGTTTATCAAAGAGAGCCGAAATCAACCGTTCTGCCTGTATCTGGCACATGAAGCCATTCATAATCCCGTGCAGGTTCCCGGCGATCCGATCCGTCGCACGGAAGCAGCAGGCTGGAAACGCTGGAAGCCCGCCAGTGAAGCCGAACGCATCGAGAAATTTCGAGGCATGACACTGCCCGTGGATGCAGGGGTTGGCCAGATCCGTGAGTTCCTGGTGAAGTCCGGCCTGGATAAAAATACGTTCGTACTGTTCTTCTCGGACAATGGCCCGTCGCGCGACTTTCCCAGTGGCAGTCCGAAATGGCGCGGTGCTAAAGGTTCGGTCTATGAAGGCGGACATCGCGTCCCCGCGATCGCCTGGTGGCCGGGAAAAATTCAGGCAGGAACCGAGACTGATGTGCCCGCGATCAGCCTGGATGTCATGCCGACCCTGCTGGGAATCGCACATATCGATATGCCGAAAGAACGTCCGCTGGATGGCGTCGATCTCTCCCCGGTATTGTTCGAACAGAAACCACTGTCCGAGCGTCCGCTGTTCTGGGCTTCCTTGTCGAATAACGGCAGTCGTTCTGAAGCCATGCGCGCAGGACCGTGGAAACTGGTGGTGCAGCATCCCCGCGCGAAGCCGGGCACATTTGAAAATGAGAAGGTCGAACTCTATCGTCTGGATCAGGACCCCGGAGAAGCAAACAACCTCAGCAAAGCTGAACCGCAGCGCGCCTCCCGTATGCTGAAACAGCTGAAAGACTGGTACCAGGACACACAGAACACAGCCACATCCCAACCAGGGGGCTGGTTGAAACAGGGGAGTTAA
- a CDS encoding WD40 repeat domain-containing protein: protein MINFECESCFQEYKVRDERAGQTLKCKSCGSKMRVPDGNDDVLEDFYEEDFESPVRPTRKKKTSARTSKKKKSAESGSNLVGIIAGVGAFVVAFFISYTVVKGLFPGNDKQDQPADAVAEQQPGAAGEEAPAETVASNATATSPQTSTVDAPVDTTPIPADPQARTEELNRLRKQMTAYSETMKTTTEASEREAIVEKMKTTLARIKLITGKQKEEVAAVQKKSGSKPEKTASTPKQANQPWSSLVDPPLVVADWSDTPKLSIDLRNIDSHRLIPNSFSPFMGFRDRNRNFFNVEIWNLATEKKTGQLSIPLDKGWRILSERIKLSTDGKTLLFGYVIRDSKTPKMESWSVETGQKLADWEVGPVDSILSKYEICGSDLAFAKMLSKEASGFKTMLKVWNISSGKLIKEREVKYNEFSDLYFRISPGGNYLISYDSSNKLHIYDLRTLDLLREVDVKQLLSATGSEYGKDPYYIYNGMNFSADGKELGLLLMSSDSTTLWTLDLANGQAALGYHVTGNLSEATRDPGYSGEDMVWFPDGRGWLLYGAWFIDRKLQQVLWTLKPVPYVIIRSEIYLTPRYLLAETATTLRDAKGRALLNRKPKLVPVNIPEQKIADSLAAYQSQSDSILGAGQEVSIDVSVGNLKFGDQDEVKSVLAEVMQQRLESDTFKVAPDQPVVLKIEYQEQDGNKLQMTKRGRPGSGNPLGQTPTGETLQATAAAFKLSWVDTTSKRTLWSTQALVNPRFLILRNATAEEARTKMFEGLQNRLMAESIPYFIPRDKKLSSLPLEIALPD from the coding sequence ATGATTAATTTCGAATGCGAATCCTGTTTTCAGGAATATAAAGTACGTGATGAACGCGCTGGTCAGACGTTGAAATGCAAATCCTGCGGAAGCAAAATGCGCGTGCCTGACGGGAACGATGATGTGCTGGAGGACTTTTACGAGGAAGATTTCGAGTCGCCTGTGCGTCCCACCCGAAAAAAGAAAACTTCCGCTCGCACTTCGAAGAAAAAGAAATCTGCTGAGAGCGGCTCAAACCTGGTGGGAATTATCGCGGGAGTGGGCGCGTTTGTCGTCGCATTCTTTATTTCTTATACCGTCGTGAAAGGATTATTTCCGGGCAACGACAAGCAGGATCAACCAGCAGATGCAGTGGCAGAACAGCAGCCTGGAGCAGCGGGAGAGGAAGCGCCAGCAGAAACGGTCGCATCGAATGCCACTGCGACTTCACCACAGACATCGACTGTGGACGCGCCTGTTGATACGACGCCGATTCCTGCAGATCCTCAAGCGCGCACCGAAGAATTAAATCGGCTTCGTAAACAGATGACTGCCTATTCTGAAACAATGAAAACGACCACCGAGGCCAGTGAACGTGAGGCGATCGTCGAAAAGATGAAAACGACACTGGCCCGTATCAAACTGATTACCGGTAAGCAAAAAGAAGAAGTCGCAGCCGTCCAGAAAAAGTCTGGCTCAAAGCCGGAGAAAACAGCATCCACGCCGAAACAGGCAAATCAACCCTGGAGTTCGCTCGTCGACCCACCTCTGGTCGTGGCAGACTGGTCGGATACACCTAAACTTTCGATTGATTTAAGAAACATCGATTCTCACAGACTGATTCCCAACTCATTCAGCCCCTTTATGGGATTTCGTGACAGAAACCGTAATTTTTTTAACGTCGAAATCTGGAATCTGGCGACCGAGAAAAAGACCGGCCAGCTTTCGATTCCGCTGGACAAAGGCTGGAGGATTTTATCAGAGCGAATCAAGTTAAGTACTGATGGAAAAACATTGCTGTTCGGCTATGTGATTCGCGATTCGAAAACTCCCAAAATGGAAAGCTGGAGCGTAGAGACCGGGCAAAAGCTTGCAGACTGGGAAGTCGGACCTGTCGATTCGATTCTTTCCAAATATGAAATTTGCGGATCGGACCTCGCGTTCGCCAAAATGCTCTCCAAAGAAGCATCTGGTTTTAAAACAATGCTGAAAGTCTGGAATATCTCATCGGGAAAACTGATTAAGGAACGGGAAGTCAAATACAATGAATTTTCTGATTTGTATTTTAGAATCAGCCCGGGTGGAAACTATCTGATCTCCTATGACTCTTCCAATAAACTTCATATCTATGACCTGAGAACACTGGACTTGCTGCGAGAAGTTGATGTCAAACAACTGCTGAGTGCCACGGGCTCTGAATATGGCAAGGACCCTTACTACATCTATAACGGTATGAATTTCTCAGCAGACGGCAAGGAACTGGGACTGCTGTTGATGAGTTCAGACAGTACGACCCTCTGGACGCTTGACCTGGCCAATGGTCAGGCAGCATTGGGTTATCACGTTACCGGAAACTTGAGTGAAGCGACACGGGATCCCGGATACAGCGGAGAAGACATGGTCTGGTTCCCGGACGGGCGTGGCTGGCTGCTGTATGGCGCCTGGTTTATTGACCGCAAACTGCAGCAGGTATTGTGGACCTTAAAACCGGTTCCTTATGTCATCATTCGCAGCGAGATCTATCTGACTCCCAGGTACCTGCTGGCAGAAACGGCGACCACCTTGCGGGATGCCAAAGGCCGCGCTCTGCTCAATCGAAAACCCAAACTGGTACCGGTTAATATTCCAGAACAAAAAATCGCTGACAGTCTGGCTGCCTACCAGAGCCAGTCCGATTCCATTTTAGGAGCCGGCCAGGAGGTCAGCATTGATGTTTCTGTAGGCAATCTCAAATTCGGGGATCAGGATGAAGTCAAATCTGTTCTGGCCGAAGTCATGCAGCAGCGTCTGGAGTCAGACACTTTTAAAGTTGCCCCTGATCAACCGGTGGTATTAAAAATCGAATACCAGGAACAGGATGGAAATAAGCTGCAAATGACCAAACGTGGCAGGCCGGGCTCGGGAAATCCCCTGGGTCAGACTCCCACGGGAGAAACGCTGCAGGCAACCGCTGCCGCCTTCAAACTATCCTGGGTCGATACGACAAGTAAACGGACACTCTGGTCAACACAGGCACTGGTGAATCCACGGTTTCTCATTCTGCGAAATGCCACCGCTGAAGAAGCACGTACCAAAATGTTCGAAGGTCTGCAGAACCGGCTGATGGCAGAATCCATTCCCTACTTCATCCCCCGGGATAAAAAGCTGTCTTCGCTACCGCTGGAAATCGCTTTGCCAGACTGA
- a CDS encoding calcineurin-like phosphoesterase C-terminal domain-containing protein produces MSRSFLTGIVLGGLLLGSLSGTIQAESKTEQTATGYVFQDTNQNRKRDPGEQGLACVRVSNGREVVCTDQSGKYELPVTDDTILFVIKPQGWRTPLSKNLTPEFYYIHKPAGSPQSKYPGVKPTGPLPASVDFPLYPQKEPEQFRAIFFGDPQPRDQKEIDYIAHDIIEELVGTDASFGVTLGDILFDDLSLFESQARGIALLGIPWYNVIGNHDINYDAPNDKLSDETFERAFGPAYYSFDYGQVHFIVLDDIEWIVPEENKKTKKEKKGHYQGGLGKEQIEFVKNDLQQIPADQLVVLMMHIPLVGVEDRQDLYRLIEKRPFCMSISGHTHHHEHRFITKEDGWRGPKPHHHIINVTVSGSWWSGSPDERGIPHTMMADGAPNGYSIISFDGTEYDLDFRAAGRAASYQMNILAPEEVTADQTSEIEIFANIFNGSERSKVEMQVGESGSWTVMEKIDDIDPSFNKLSETENAVEGKKYRNLPKAKKSTHLWRTKLPAGLKPGTHLIRIRTVEMDGDKHQSGRVIRVLPAKPAEKTASTSGTEK; encoded by the coding sequence ATGAGTCGATCGTTTCTCACTGGAATCGTACTGGGAGGCCTGTTGCTGGGGTCGCTAAGCGGAACCATTCAGGCTGAATCAAAAACAGAGCAGACCGCCACCGGTTATGTTTTTCAGGATACCAATCAGAACCGGAAGCGAGACCCCGGCGAGCAGGGGCTGGCCTGTGTGCGTGTTTCCAACGGCCGTGAAGTTGTCTGTACAGATCAATCTGGAAAATACGAACTGCCAGTCACTGATGATACCATTTTGTTTGTCATCAAACCTCAGGGTTGGCGGACGCCGCTCAGCAAAAATCTGACGCCCGAGTTTTACTACATTCATAAACCCGCCGGTTCTCCCCAGTCAAAATATCCGGGAGTCAAACCGACAGGTCCACTGCCGGCCTCGGTTGATTTTCCCCTGTATCCTCAAAAAGAACCGGAACAGTTTCGGGCCATCTTTTTTGGTGATCCCCAACCGCGAGACCAGAAGGAGATTGATTACATCGCCCACGATATCATTGAAGAACTGGTGGGCACCGATGCTTCGTTTGGTGTGACCCTGGGTGATATTCTGTTCGATGATCTGTCCCTGTTTGAATCGCAGGCCCGGGGGATCGCGTTACTGGGAATTCCCTGGTACAACGTGATTGGCAATCATGATATCAACTATGATGCACCCAATGATAAATTGAGTGATGAAACATTTGAACGGGCTTTTGGTCCCGCTTATTATTCCTTCGACTACGGACAGGTGCACTTTATCGTGCTGGACGATATCGAATGGATCGTTCCTGAAGAAAACAAAAAAACAAAGAAGGAAAAGAAGGGACATTATCAGGGCGGACTCGGAAAAGAGCAGATCGAGTTTGTAAAAAATGACCTGCAGCAGATTCCCGCAGACCAGCTGGTTGTTTTGATGATGCATATTCCACTCGTAGGCGTGGAAGATCGTCAGGACCTGTATCGTCTCATTGAAAAACGTCCGTTCTGCATGTCGATCTCCGGGCACACACATCATCATGAGCATCGTTTTATTACAAAAGAGGATGGCTGGCGCGGACCCAAACCACATCATCACATCATCAATGTCACTGTGAGTGGCAGCTGGTGGTCGGGTTCGCCGGATGAACGAGGCATCCCCCATACGATGATGGCGGACGGCGCGCCCAACGGGTATTCGATTATCTCGTTCGACGGAACCGAATACGATCTTGATTTTCGGGCCGCCGGTCGTGCAGCCAGTTATCAGATGAATATCCTGGCTCCCGAAGAAGTGACTGCTGATCAGACGTCTGAGATCGAAATCTTTGCCAATATCTTCAACGGTTCAGAACGTTCCAAAGTCGAAATGCAGGTAGGAGAGTCCGGCAGCTGGACGGTTATGGAAAAGATTGATGATATCGATCCCAGTTTTAATAAACTCTCTGAGACTGAAAATGCAGTGGAAGGTAAGAAATATCGTAATCTGCCCAAAGCCAAAAAATCAACGCATCTCTGGCGGACGAAATTACCAGCCGGGTTGAAGCCGGGGACGCATCTGATTCGCATTCGTACTGTAGAAATGGATGGCGACAAACATCAGAGCGGACGCGTGATTCGTGTTCTGCCTGCGAAGCCCGCAGAAAAGACGGCTTCGACGTCTGGAACTGAAAAGTAA
- a CDS encoding DUF1559 domain-containing protein produces MMQRLLSLVKPVNQTSTTRRGFTLIELLVVIAIIAILIALLLPAVQQAREAARRSSCKNNLKQLGLALQNYHDTHNVFPPGGVIGDCAGSPPTILTGAQECGSFNGQSMGGNWLVFILPQMEQSALWEKATPVLNGGDPLDYMNNIFGHFSPVAYRCPSHPWDRRSNVAFRSLEHMSRANYGANYGSGDLTASYANTTGGVFTMNSSVNIRDIKDGTTNTFLVGELNYLNDVTSDARGAWVYSGMGGSAFSAGRSPNSKTADILSKCVSTTEMPCTEANDGTQIAAMRSLHDGGVQVCLVDGSCRFISENISQTILQALGTRSGREVIDNF; encoded by the coding sequence ATGATGCAACGCTTACTGTCGTTAGTGAAGCCTGTGAATCAGACTTCCACAACACGCCGTGGCTTCACTTTAATCGAGCTGCTGGTTGTGATCGCCATTATTGCCATTTTAATCGCGCTACTTTTACCTGCCGTGCAACAGGCACGTGAAGCTGCTCGTCGCAGCAGCTGCAAAAATAATCTCAAGCAGCTGGGCCTTGCTCTGCAGAATTATCACGATACCCACAACGTCTTTCCTCCCGGCGGGGTGATTGGTGACTGTGCAGGTAGTCCACCCACCATTCTGACCGGCGCTCAGGAGTGTGGCAGCTTCAATGGTCAAAGTATGGGAGGAAACTGGTTGGTCTTTATTCTACCTCAAATGGAGCAAAGTGCATTATGGGAGAAGGCAACTCCGGTTCTCAACGGGGGTGATCCTCTGGATTACATGAACAATATTTTCGGGCATTTTTCTCCCGTTGCCTATCGTTGCCCGAGTCATCCCTGGGATCGTCGCAGCAATGTTGCCTTTCGTTCCCTGGAGCACATGTCGCGCGCTAACTATGGCGCCAATTATGGGTCAGGTGATCTGACGGCTTCTTACGCCAATACTACCGGGGGCGTATTTACCATGAATTCCTCGGTGAATATCCGCGATATTAAAGACGGGACGACCAATACGTTTCTGGTGGGTGAATTAAACTACCTGAATGATGTGACTTCGGATGCCCGTGGCGCCTGGGTCTATTCCGGCATGGGAGGCTCTGCCTTCAGTGCAGGCCGCAGTCCAAACAGCAAGACAGCTGATATCCTGAGCAAATGCGTCAGTACAACAGAAATGCCCTGTACCGAGGCCAACGATGGAACTCAGATTGCCGCCATGCGAAGTCTGCATGATGGCGGAGTTCAGGTCTGCCTGGTTGATGGCTCCTGCCGCTTTATCTCAGAAAATATCAGTCAGACCATCTTACAGGCATTAGGTACACGTTCTGGTCGTGAAGTTATTGATAACTTTTAG
- a CDS encoding DUF1559 domain-containing protein — MLRLLSLVKPVNPTSKKRRGFTLIELLVVIAIIAILIALLLPAVQQAREAARRSSCKNNLKQLGIALQNYHDTHNVFPPGGVIGDCAGSPPTNLTGLQECGSGQSLGGNWLLYILPQMEQSSLWEKAAPILNAKDPLDNMNNIFGHFSPVAYRCPSHPWDRRSNVAFRSLEHMSRANYGANYGSGDLTASYANTTGGVFTINSSVNIRDIKDGTTNTFLVGELTYLNDVTADARGAWVYSGMGGSAFSAARTPNSKTADILGRCTSTTEMPCTEANDGTQIAAMRSYHDGGVQVCLVDGSCRFISENISQTILNALGTRSGREVIDNF; from the coding sequence ATGCTACGCTTGCTCTCGTTAGTTAAGCCAGTGAATCCGACTTCTAAAAAACGTCGAGGATTTACTTTAATTGAGCTTCTGGTGGTAATCGCCATCATCGCCATTTTGATCGCGTTACTGTTACCCGCCGTACAGCAGGCGCGAGAAGCGGCTCGTCGCAGCAGCTGCAAAAACAATCTGAAGCAGTTGGGTATCGCTCTGCAGAATTACCATGATACGCATAACGTCTTTCCTCCCGGTGGAGTGATCGGAGACTGTGCAGGGAGTCCTCCGACTAATCTGACCGGGCTTCAGGAATGCGGCAGTGGACAAAGCCTGGGGGGAAACTGGCTGCTCTACATACTGCCTCAAATGGAACAGAGTTCTCTCTGGGAGAAAGCGGCACCCATTCTCAATGCAAAAGACCCCCTGGACAATATGAATAATATCTTTGGACATTTCTCACCTGTTGCCTATCGCTGCCCCAGTCATCCCTGGGATCGCCGCAGTAATGTTGCCTTTCGTTCCCTGGAGCACATGTCGCGTGCCAACTATGGTGCCAATTATGGTTCAGGTGACCTGACGGCTTCTTATGCCAATACCACCGGCGGCGTGTTTACGATTAATTCCTCGGTGAATATCCGGGATATCAAAGATGGAACCACCAACACATTTCTGGTGGGTGAATTAACCTATCTGAATGACGTGACTGCCGATGCCCGCGGCGCCTGGGTTTATTCAGGAATGGGAGGCTCAGCTTTCAGTGCTGCACGCACCCCGAACAGCAAGACAGCTGATATTCTGGGAAGATGCACAAGCACCACAGAAATGCCCTGTACCGAGGCCAACGATGGAACTCAGATAGCCGCTATGCGAAGTTATCACGATGGCGGAGTTCAAGTCTGCCTGGTCGATGGCTCCTGCCGCTTCATCTCTGAAAATATCAGTCAGACCATTTTAAACGCATTGGGAACCCGCTCTGGTCGAGAGGTGATCGACAACTTCTAA
- a CDS encoding DUF1559 domain-containing protein — translation MLLRFSRLAGARAVNSAPRRGFTLIELLVVIAIIAILIALLLPAVQQAREAARRSSCKNNLKQLGIALQNYHDTHGVFPPGGVIGTCAGTPPTNLSGSQECSGQSLGGNWMVFILPQMEQSALWEKAAPILNTNHPLDSMNNVFGHFSPAAYRCPSHPWDRRSNVAFRALEHMSRANYGANYGASDLTASYANTTGGVFTANSSVSIRDIKDGTTNTLLVSELIYANDVTADARGAWVYSGMGGSAFSTGRGPNSTLADILASCSTSTEYPCTEGNDGTQIAAARSMHDGGVQVCFVDGSGRFISENISQTIWSALGTRAGREVIDNF, via the coding sequence ATGCTTCTTCGTTTTTCGCGCCTTGCCGGTGCGCGTGCTGTGAATTCAGCACCACGTCGTGGATTTACTTTGATTGAACTTCTGGTGGTGATTGCCATCATCGCAATTTTGATTGCGTTACTGTTACCCGCTGTGCAGCAGGCACGTGAAGCCGCCCGTCGCAGCAGCTGTAAAAACAATCTCAAACAGTTGGGGATTGCATTACAAAACTATCACGACACACATGGTGTCTTTCCTCCCGGTGGCGTCATTGGTACCTGTGCCGGTACACCTCCCACCAATCTTTCCGGCAGCCAGGAATGCAGTGGACAGAGTCTCGGCGGGAACTGGATGGTTTTTATTCTGCCTCAAATGGAGCAAAGTGCTTTATGGGAAAAAGCGGCTCCCATTCTGAATACGAATCATCCGTTGGACAGCATGAATAACGTCTTTGGACATTTTTCACCTGCTGCCTACCGTTGCCCCAGTCATCCCTGGGACCGTCGCAGTAATGTGGCATTCCGGGCTCTGGAGCATATGTCGCGTGCCAACTATGGTGCCAATTATGGTGCAAGTGATCTGACCGCTTCTTATGCCAATACCACTGGTGGCGTTTTTACAGCCAACTCTTCAGTAAGTATTCGTGATATCAAAGATGGTACGACCAACACACTGCTGGTCAGTGAACTGATCTACGCGAATGATGTGACCGCCGATGCCCGTGGTGCATGGGTTTATTCTGGTATGGGCGGATCTGCCTTCAGTACCGGACGTGGTCCGAACAGTACGCTTGCTGACATTCTGGCCAGCTGCAGTACTTCTACAGAATATCCCTGTACTGAAGGAAACGATGGAACCCAGATTGCCGCTGCCCGCAGTATGCATGATGGCGGTGTGCAGGTCTGCTTTGTTGATGGTTCCGGCCGATTCATTTCGGAAAACATCAGCCAGACAATCTGGAGTGCACTGGGAACGCGTGCCGGTCGAGAAGTGATCGATAATTTCTAG
- a CDS encoding endonuclease/exonuclease/phosphatase family protein gives MQHTLIFKPIRLAPVFYRLGLLLFLSLITVEVSADQKTQTLRVLCYNIHYGQGTDGKYDISRLARVIQETKPDLVALQEVDVGVKRSNRVHEAQRLAELTGLAVRFGPTQHYEGGLFGNAVLTRLPILDVMIQPLPYTESTPQLVTYPRGAIIVTVRGQNGKPLRFISTHFQHNLPADRIEEAKAINGHFTLDSDIPTILAGDMNATPEAEPIQILQKQWTNAIDDKATPSAPATKPRSRIDYIFYRPAADFEVIETKVIDESLASDHRPIFAILKWKQK, from the coding sequence ATGCAGCATACCCTTATCTTCAAACCGATTCGCCTGGCTCCCGTGTTCTACCGGCTTGGCCTGCTCCTGTTTCTCAGCCTGATCACAGTAGAAGTTTCTGCAGATCAAAAGACGCAGACTTTGCGGGTGCTCTGCTACAACATCCATTATGGACAGGGAACGGATGGAAAATATGACATTTCCCGGCTGGCGCGAGTCATTCAAGAGACGAAGCCGGATCTGGTTGCCCTGCAGGAAGTAGATGTGGGCGTGAAACGCTCAAACCGCGTTCATGAAGCGCAACGTCTGGCAGAGCTCACAGGTCTGGCCGTCCGGTTTGGACCGACACAACACTACGAAGGAGGCCTGTTCGGGAACGCCGTCCTGACGCGACTCCCGATCCTGGATGTAATGATCCAGCCTCTGCCTTACACGGAAAGTACCCCCCAACTGGTAACCTACCCCCGTGGTGCCATCATCGTGACTGTCCGTGGTCAGAATGGAAAACCACTTCGATTTATCAGCACGCACTTTCAACATAATCTCCCGGCAGACCGGATCGAAGAAGCCAAAGCAATCAACGGGCATTTCACCTTAGACTCCGATATCCCCACAATCCTCGCCGGTGACATGAATGCCACTCCCGAGGCAGAACCGATTCAGATTCTCCAAAAACAGTGGACCAATGCCATCGATGACAAAGCCACCCCCTCGGCTCCTGCCACCAAACCCCGGTCGCGCATCGATTATATTTTTTATCGACCTGCTGCTGATTTTGAAGTGATTGAGACCAAAGTCATCGATGAGTCGCTGGCCTCGGATCATCGACCGATCTTTGCCATCTTGAAGTGGAAACAGAAATAA